The Pecten maximus chromosome 11, xPecMax1.1, whole genome shotgun sequence genome has a segment encoding these proteins:
- the LOC117337211 gene encoding multidrug and toxin extrusion protein 2-like, with product MLGLASACDTLFSQTFGSKNKHRVGIIVQRSIVILSLCCLPCCAILINTEHIMNYIGQDPRVARLGGKYALIYIAGLPAVAYSDILSKYLQAQCIVIPSLVIGIAANFLNVGFHALFLFMMKLDIVGASISVTLTHWSIFLLHVTYIIITRTYEDTWTGFSVECFYDWWLFLTLAVPGLFMVCLEWWSHEIIMFCVGLVGVDQLASHSIAYTMASMAFMLPLGLSVAASVRVGNHLGTANPCKALTASRVSILIAVSVAVVSAVTFLALKNIIPYLFTNDGTVVALASRLMMQVALFELFDQVQAACSGVIRGIGLQKFGAITNFMCYYLVALPLGIPLLLETALGVSGAWWAVILSAAIQSVVFIVRILSTNWELESEKAQIRAGVVEGLPKHSSRGQNLGAITLQEDNLSTDTQELMEADHLTLSDTSSHRSDDSETQQPPVCTTDLVNVLLTRFAVLFSFLVILAGAIILKIYLDGETSLLNCVVINATNLNMSYMQTELLSNHSVTLTDLEWKVLNMTYMYEMEHNWNQTFVYCSGMIKDFTNDVSWPIYNNTRLFGGLHPHMPTRPIG from the exons ATGCTGGGACTGGCGTCAGCTTGTGATACCCTCTTCTCTCAG acCTTTGGAAGTAAAAACAAACATCGAGTTGGTATAATAGTACAGCGAA GTATAGTGATCCTCAGTCTATGCTGTCTGCCTTGTTGTGCCATCCTTATCAATACTGAACATATTATGAACTACATCGGACAGGATCCACGGGTTGCCAg ACTTGGAGGAAAGTATGCCTTAATATATATAGCCGGTCTACCT GCTGTGGCCTACTCGGATATCCTGTCTAAATATCTTCAAGCTCAG TGTATCGTGATACCAAGTCTGGTGATAGGTATAGCCGCTAACTTCCTCAACGTAGGGTTCCACGCGCTGTTTCTATTTATGATGAAACTGGACATTGT TGGTGCCTCTatatcagtgaccttgacccactgGTCTATATTCCTGCTCCATGTTACCTACATCATCATCACACGTACCTATGAGGATACCTGGACAG GTTTCAGCGTGGAATGTTTCTATGACTGGTGGCTGTTCCTTACCCTAGCTGTACCAGGCCTCTTCATGGTGTGTCTGGAGTGGTGGAGTCATGAGATCATTATGTTCTGTGTtg GCCTGGTAGGTGTAGACCAGCTCGCCAGTCACTCTATTGCCTACACAATGGCAAGCATGGCTTTCATG TTGCCACTTGGCCTATCTGTAGCTGCCAGTGTCAGGGTAGGAAATCACCTTGGAACAGCCAACCCTTGTAAAGCTCTCACAGCCTCTCGAGTATCCATACTTATagcag TAAGTGTAGCTGTAGTTTCAGCAGTAACTTTCCTGGCATTGAAGAATATCATACCTTATCTGTTCACAAATGATGG GACAGTAGTGGCGCTAGCCTCCAGACTGATGATGCAGGTTGCCCTGTTTGAGCTGTTTGACCAAGTTCAG GCTGCGTGCAGTGGTGTGATCCGTGGTATTGGTCTACAGAAGTTTGGGGCCATCACTAACTTTATGTGTTACTACCTGGTAGCGTTGCCTCTCGGTATCCCACTGTTGCTGGAAACAGCACTTGGTGTATCGG gtgctTGGTGGGCGGTCATACTGAGTGCTGCTATCCAATCTGTCGTGTTCATTGTAAGAATCCTCTCAACAAACTGGGAGCTGGAGTCAGAAAAG GCACAGATACGAGCTGGAGTTGTAGAAGGTCTGCCGAAACACTCATCCAGAG GTCAAAACCTGGGTGCTATCACACTACAGGAGGATAACTTGTCCACCGACACACAGGAGCTGATGGAGGCTGATCATCTTACCCTGTCCGACACGTCCAGTCACCGTAGCGACGACAGTGAAACCCAGCAaccacctgtctgtaccacCGACCTTGTCAATGTTCTTCTCACCCGGTTTGCTGTCCTATTCTCCTTTCTGGTGATTCTGGCAGGAGCTATTATACTCAAGATCTATCTTGATGGAGAAACCAGcttgctgaattgtgtggtaATCAATGCCACCAATCTGAACATGTCCTACATGCAGACAGAGTTATTAAGCAACCATAGTGTGACATTGACTGACCTTGAGTGGAAGGTGTTGAACATGACCTACATGTACGAGATGGAACATAATTGGAACCAAACATTTGTATACTGTAGTGGCATGATCAAGGACTTCACCAATGATGTCTCCTGGCccatatataacaacacaagaCTGTTTGGGGGATTACACCCTCACATGCCTACCAGGCCTATAGGCTGA
- the LOC117337209 gene encoding 28S ribosomal protein S17, mitochondrial-like isoform X1: MSKLVPLIRSITQKGSASGTMYIGHVVQRSAARPDALKIQTSKMVLDRNLKKYFSGRKFYWAEDNSNDCLIGDIVLIRSLPKNLDKKRVTHKVDRVVYKLGCVVDPVTGRRCRGTEFEDEADKGTEKPLVIEEIK; this comes from the exons ATGTCAAAGTTGGTGCCACTTATACGAAGCATTACCCAAAAAGGGTCGGCATCTGGCACAATGTACATAGGACATGTTGTGCAAAGGAGTGCTGCAAGACCAGATGCTCTGAAAATACAGACAAGCAAAATGGTTTTGGacagaaatttgaaaaaa tatttctCTGGGAGAAAGTTCTATTGGGCAGAAGATAATTCCAATGACTGTCTAATAGGTGACATAGTGTTGATCAGATCCCTTCCCAAAAATCTGGACAAGAAGAGAGTAACACACAAAGTTGATCGCGTTGTGTACAAACTTGGTTGTGTCGTGGACCCCGTTACTGGTCGGCGGTGCAGAGGAACAGAATTCGAGGACGAGGCTGATAAAGGGACAGAAAAACCATTAGTGATTGAGGAAATAAAGTGA
- the LOC117337206 gene encoding charged multivesicular body protein 1a-like, giving the protein MGSKLDDALFNLKFNKKQMERFASKAEKEHVKEKAKVKKAIAQKNIEAAKIYAENAIRKRNEGLSYLRMAARVDGVASRVQTAVTMKSMVKGIEGVSKSLEKAMASMNLTEVDKVMQKFEKQFEDLDVQTSTLENTMGDATTLSAPTEQVDDLIKQVAEESGLEMMDQLSDLSVAKDSVRVKDQEHKREDDLSRRLQALRN; this is encoded by the exons ATGGGGAGTAAGCTAGACG aTGCATTATTTAACCTCAAG TTTAATAAAAAGCAAATGGAAAGGTTTGCAAGTAAAGCAGAAAAAGAACATGTCAAAGAAAAAGCAAAAGTTAAAAAG GCCATTGCACAAAAGAACATAGAGGCAGCAAAAATATATGCTGAGAATGCTATTAGGAAGCGAAATGAGGGTTTGTCATATCTGAGGATGGCTGCCAGGGTAGATGGTGTGGCAAGTCGTGTACAGACAGCTGTTACAATGAAAAGT ATGGTGAAAGGCATTGAAGGTGTATCAAAATCCCTAGAAAAGGCTATGGCGTCCATGAATTTAACTGAG GTTGACAAGGTGATGCAAAAGTTTGAGAAACAATTTGAAGATCTTGATGTACAGACGTCG ACATTAGAAAACACAATGGGGGATGCCACAACATTATCCGCACCAACAGAACAAGTAGATGATCTCATCAAACAAGTTGCGGAGGAGAGTGGTCTTGAGATGATGGATCAATTAAGTGACCTCAGTGTAGCTAAAGACTCTGTCCGGGTTAAGGATCAGGAACACAAGCGAGAGGATGACCTTAGTCGCAG ATTACAAGCATTGAGAAATTGA